One window from the genome of Paenibacillus azoreducens encodes:
- a CDS encoding FHA domain-containing protein produces MPEIIKVIVDTAGQKGHGSFLYLEPGKRITIGRHAGAGQDVLTIYNQLVSKRHCCIYRIHNELYVEDLGSKNGTELNGQRLIPHQKYPLTTEDRLTLVSGLVGLQLESESDFEETREYKISELLDREVQLHDHLQSIQVGREHVTLSKKEYQLFKLLHSRLDHFVTKEEIMQYVWPERCIEDAELVGVDEVNSLIYRTNKKLEFGFVIKSVYKKGVYMKREESASEPQMHMLQK; encoded by the coding sequence TTGCCGGAAATCATAAAAGTTATCGTAGATACTGCCGGCCAGAAAGGCCATGGTTCGTTTCTTTACCTGGAGCCGGGCAAGCGGATTACGATTGGCAGACACGCAGGCGCGGGACAGGATGTTTTGACTATTTATAACCAGCTCGTATCCAAACGGCACTGCTGCATTTACCGCATACATAACGAACTTTATGTGGAGGACTTGGGCAGCAAAAACGGTACCGAACTTAACGGCCAGCGTCTGATTCCGCATCAAAAATATCCGCTGACAACCGAAGACCGGCTGACACTTGTGAGCGGGCTTGTCGGATTGCAGTTGGAAAGCGAAAGCGACTTCGAAGAGACGCGGGAATACAAGATTTCGGAGCTCCTCGACCGTGAGGTGCAGCTGCATGATCATCTGCAAAGCATTCAGGTGGGGCGTGAACATGTGACATTATCAAAAAAGGAATATCAGCTTTTTAAGCTGCTGCACAGCCGCCTGGACCATTTTGTGACCAAAGAGGAAATCATGCAGTATGTGTGGCCTGAACGCTGCATTGAAGATGCCGAGCTGGTCGGAGTCGATGAAGTGAATTCGCTGATTTACCGGACCAACAAAAAATTAGAATTCGGCTTTGTCATCAAGTCCGTCTATAAAAAAGGCGTATACATGAAAAGAGAAGAAAGCGCCTCTGAGCCGCAGATGCATATGCTTCAAAAATAA
- a CDS encoding NTF2-like N-terminal transpeptidase domain-containing protein, with amino-acid sequence MKRTQTIMYGLMSVLAASVLAMYVYFFDRLEEKPEAVVENYFLHLKDQDFDRLYNLMSIESLEQSGMTREQFVQKYKSAFVGMGVSHIEINAGTPIYMESTSDYSVDYTAEVHTVAGELQENDKLILIQENSGDRKVWRIRWEPNLLLPNGVNLNSKAVEK; translated from the coding sequence GTGAAGCGAACTCAAACGATAATGTACGGTCTGATGTCGGTTTTGGCTGCGAGCGTACTTGCCATGTATGTATATTTTTTTGATCGTCTGGAAGAAAAGCCGGAGGCGGTCGTCGAGAATTATTTTCTGCATTTGAAGGATCAGGATTTTGATCGGCTGTATAACCTGATGTCCATCGAATCATTGGAGCAATCCGGTATGACCCGCGAACAATTCGTACAAAAATATAAATCCGCGTTCGTAGGCATGGGCGTCTCCCACATTGAAATTAACGCCGGAACACCGATTTATATGGAATCAACATCGGATTATTCGGTAGACTATACCGCTGAGGTGCACACTGTTGCCGGAGAACTGCAGGAAAATGATAAACTTATACTTATTCAGGAAAATAGCGGAGACAGGAAAGTATGGAGAATCCGGTGGGAGCCGAATCTGCTTCTACCAAATGGAGTGAACCTGAATTCAAAAGCCGTTGAAAAGTGA
- the pdxK gene encoding pyridoxine/pyridoxal/pyridoxamine kinase: protein MNVSKIIKTLTIAGSDSSGGAGIQADLKTFEEYGTYGFSALTTIVTMDPDNGWHHNVYPVDAALVAEQLKTVFAGGPVDAMKTGMLGSVDIVRVAEQAIKDNKQTNVVIDPVMVCKGEDEVLNPESAEAIRDLLLPLATVITPNLFEAGVLSGLGKLASIEDMKEAARRIHELGAQNVVVKGGKALDGEQAIDVFFDGTDFTVLESAKIEPAHNHGAGCTFAAAIAGGLANGLSVREAVAKAKDFVSAAIRNGYPFNEYVGPVFHGGYRLEQNKA from the coding sequence ATGAATGTGTCTAAAATCATCAAGACCTTAACGATTGCAGGCAGCGACTCGAGTGGAGGAGCGGGCATTCAAGCCGACCTCAAAACTTTTGAGGAGTATGGTACATACGGCTTCAGCGCTTTAACCACTATTGTCACGATGGATCCGGACAACGGCTGGCATCACAACGTGTATCCGGTTGACGCCGCGCTTGTTGCGGAACAGCTCAAGACGGTTTTCGCAGGCGGCCCTGTCGATGCGATGAAAACCGGGATGCTCGGCAGCGTGGATATCGTTCGCGTAGCGGAACAAGCGATCAAAGACAACAAGCAGACCAACGTCGTGATCGATCCGGTCATGGTCTGCAAAGGCGAAGATGAAGTGCTTAATCCTGAAAGTGCCGAAGCAATCCGCGACTTGCTTCTTCCGCTGGCAACCGTCATTACGCCTAACCTGTTTGAAGCAGGGGTGCTTTCCGGTCTTGGCAAGCTTGCATCTATCGAGGATATGAAGGAAGCTGCCCGCCGAATTCATGAGCTTGGTGCCCAAAATGTCGTCGTCAAAGGCGGGAAAGCCTTGGACGGCGAGCAGGCGATTGACGTATTTTTTGACGGTACAGACTTTACGGTGCTTGAATCCGCAAAGATCGAGCCTGCCCATAACCACGGTGCGGGTTGTACATTTGCCGCAGCCATTGCAGGCGGTTTGGCTAACGGTTTATCTGTCCGTGAAGCTGTTGCCAAAGCGAAAGATTTCGTATCGGCGGCGATTCGCAACGGATATCCGTTCAACGAATATGTCGGACCTGTATTTCATGGCGGTTATCGCCTAGAACAAAACAAAGCGTAA
- a CDS encoding DUF1700 domain-containing protein translates to MISSYGRDYLEKLNKYLEKLPDEERLDAVMEIESHIAEGIANGQPERVILARLGDPRKLARAYRSEHMNGLKGVKSIKELFTIIGFYCTTGLLSVMVIPVLATVAYGFGFCAILIGIAGVLRTLGVPWINMMIAPGMEVPREFSMVFALVVGAIIGGIAYFSWVGLKKYLAFLSERYKQALPGNQSLNG, encoded by the coding sequence ATGATCAGCTCATATGGAAGGGATTATCTAGAGAAATTAAACAAATATTTGGAGAAGCTGCCGGATGAAGAAAGGTTGGATGCCGTCATGGAAATCGAAAGCCACATCGCAGAGGGTATAGCCAATGGTCAGCCGGAAAGGGTTATCCTTGCCCGTCTTGGCGATCCCCGCAAGTTGGCAAGGGCATACCGGAGCGAACATATGAATGGACTAAAGGGAGTCAAATCGATTAAAGAACTGTTCACGATCATTGGTTTTTATTGCACTACCGGGCTGCTGAGCGTCATGGTGATTCCAGTGCTGGCAACCGTCGCTTATGGTTTCGGATTTTGCGCGATTTTGATCGGAATTGCCGGTGTCTTACGTACATTGGGCGTACCCTGGATCAATATGATGATCGCACCGGGCATGGAAGTGCCGAGGGAATTCAGCATGGTATTTGCTCTGGTTGTGGGGGCGATTATCGGAGGTATCGCATACTTTTCCTGGGTAGGTTTGAAAAAATACCTTGCGTTTTTGTCCGAGCGATACAAACAGGCCTTGCCCGGCAATCAATCGCTAAATGGTTAA
- a CDS encoding PadR family transcriptional regulator — translation MEMTEWTSQVRRGILEFCILQLIGREPRYGYELVTLLDQWEPLSVTEGTLYPLLRRLLKDKYIESFWKESESGPPRKYYCLTNSGRSLMDMMSVEWNKISSSVNQIQLFEGEKL, via the coding sequence ATGGAAATGACGGAGTGGACCTCTCAGGTTCGCAGGGGCATATTAGAGTTTTGCATCCTGCAGCTTATCGGCCGGGAGCCTAGATACGGATATGAACTGGTGACCCTGCTCGACCAATGGGAGCCGCTTTCTGTAACGGAAGGAACACTGTACCCGCTTTTGCGCAGGCTGCTAAAAGACAAATACATAGAATCGTTTTGGAAGGAATCAGAGTCCGGACCGCCGAGAAAGTATTACTGTCTCACCAATTCCGGACGCTCATTGATGGATATGATGTCGGTAGAATGGAATAAAATCAGCAGCAGCGTCAATCAAATTCAATTATTTGAGGGAGAGAAGTTATGA
- the nadE gene encoding ammonia-dependent NAD(+) synthetase, which yields MSTQEQIMQDLNVKRTVDPKEEIRKRIDFLKAYCKKSGAKGYVLGISGGQDSTLAGRLSQLAAEELRAEGYDATFYAVRLPFGVQQDEDDAQEALAFIKPDQSLVFNIESSVKALANTYLDSTGETLSDYHKGNVKARMRMIAQYAIAGERQCLVVGTDHAAEAITGFFTKFGDGGADIIPLTGLTKGQGRELLKELNAAQRLYLKTPTADLLDNKPQQADETELGMNYNVIDEYLVGDQVNPEDQEKIEKRYKNTQHKRELPVTPFDEWWK from the coding sequence ATGAGCACACAGGAACAAATCATGCAAGATTTGAATGTCAAACGAACCGTCGATCCGAAGGAGGAAATCCGGAAGCGGATTGATTTTCTTAAAGCCTATTGCAAAAAATCCGGAGCCAAAGGTTATGTCCTCGGAATAAGCGGGGGGCAGGATTCCACGCTTGCCGGACGTCTGTCGCAGCTGGCTGCGGAAGAGCTTCGGGCAGAGGGATACGACGCAACCTTTTATGCCGTCCGTTTGCCGTTTGGCGTTCAACAAGATGAAGACGATGCGCAGGAAGCTTTGGCTTTTATCAAGCCGGACCAGTCATTGGTTTTTAATATCGAAAGCTCGGTCAAAGCGCTGGCAAATACGTATCTTGATTCAACGGGAGAGACGCTCTCCGATTACCATAAAGGCAATGTGAAGGCCAGAATGCGGATGATCGCCCAATATGCCATCGCCGGGGAACGCCAATGCCTGGTTGTTGGAACGGATCATGCCGCCGAAGCCATTACAGGTTTCTTTACCAAATTCGGGGACGGCGGAGCGGATATCATTCCGCTTACCGGGTTGACCAAGGGACAAGGACGTGAGCTGCTGAAGGAATTAAACGCCGCACAGCGTCTGTATTTGAAAACGCCGACCGCAGATTTGCTCGATAATAAACCGCAGCAGGCGGATGAGACGGAATTAGGCATGAATTATAACGTCATCGACGAATATCTTGTTGGCGATCAAGTGAATCCGGAAGACCAGGAGAAAATTGAAAAACGTTATAAAAATACCCAACATAAACGCGAGCTTCCCGTGACGCCATTTGACGAGTGGTGGAAATAA
- the nadD gene encoding nicotinate (nicotinamide) nucleotide adenylyltransferase, translated as MAKIGIYGSSFDPITNVHLWTASTVAHRCKLDRVIFLPCSSKRPDKTMSISDEHRWNMIEMAIEGNAKFTADDYEMKQAGWEIATYLTLQHFKMRFPDDEIYFIMGADLLLDIGEGKWKKSEELIQENKFIVMARDGINMLAAISRSPILRNADDGHTFHLIDKGLAMEISSSYIRDEFKRGGEPRYLMPDRCYDYIQANRLYR; from the coding sequence ATGGCGAAAATCGGAATATACGGTTCATCCTTTGATCCTATTACGAACGTTCATCTTTGGACAGCAAGCACGGTTGCCCATCGCTGCAAGCTGGATCGGGTGATTTTCCTGCCCTGCTCCAGTAAGAGGCCCGACAAGACCATGAGTATCAGCGATGAGCACCGCTGGAATATGATTGAAATGGCGATCGAGGGCAATGCTAAATTCACTGCCGATGATTATGAGATGAAGCAAGCCGGATGGGAGATCGCAACGTATTTGACGCTACAGCATTTCAAAATGAGGTTTCCGGATGATGAAATCTATTTTATAATGGGAGCCGATCTGCTGCTTGATATCGGCGAAGGCAAATGGAAAAAATCCGAAGAGCTGATTCAGGAAAATAAATTTATCGTTATGGCGCGGGATGGGATCAACATGCTGGCCGCGATCAGCAGATCGCCCATCCTGCGGAATGCGGACGATGGGCATACGTTCCATCTCATCGATAAAGGACTCGCCATGGAGATCAGTTCAAGTTATATACGGGACGAGTTTAAAAGAGGCGGCGAGCCGAGATACCTGATGCCCGATCGCTGCTATGACTACATCCAAGCCAATCGACTATACAGATAA
- a CDS encoding nicotinate phosphoribosyltransferase codes for MTHPSASIPEAPYADDSLGLHTDKYQINMTEVYWRDQIHQRKAVFEVYFRKIPFQNGYAVFAGLERVIRYLHDFRFSESDLAFLKEDGYSEEYLEYLASLRFTGTVRSMREGELVFANEPIMRIEAPLAEAQLIETAILNIINFQTLIATKASRIKQVVRDEVTMEFGSRRAQEMDAAIWGTRAAYIAGFDATSNVRAGKLFGIPSAGTHAHAMVQAYRDEYTAFRKYAECHQDCVFLVDTYDTLRSGVPTAIRVAKEMGDRINFRGIRLDSGDLAYLSKEARKLLDKAGFTDAKIYASNDLDEHTILNLKAQGAKIDVWGIGTKLITAYDQPALGAVYKLISIENENGEMTDTIKISSNPEKITTPGRKRVFRIINKLSGKSEGDYIALEREEPQDQDRLKMFHPVHTYIAKFVTNFEARELHHAIFEDGELVYEMPALKEIQTFVKENLDVLWEEYKRILNPAEYPVNLSQACWDNKMKLIGEIQEKVSRQVQS; via the coding sequence ATGACACATCCATCGGCGAGTATTCCCGAGGCTCCTTATGCCGACGACAGTCTTGGACTTCATACAGATAAATATCAAATCAATATGACCGAAGTTTACTGGAGGGACCAAATTCACCAGCGTAAAGCAGTGTTTGAAGTCTATTTCCGGAAAATCCCGTTTCAAAACGGTTATGCCGTGTTTGCGGGATTGGAGCGGGTGATCCGCTATCTTCACGATTTCCGCTTTTCCGAGAGCGATCTGGCTTTTTTAAAGGAGGACGGCTACAGTGAAGAATATCTCGAGTATTTGGCATCGCTCCGGTTTACCGGCACGGTTCGTTCGATGCGCGAAGGGGAACTGGTATTTGCCAATGAGCCGATCATGCGGATTGAAGCACCGCTCGCGGAAGCGCAGCTGATCGAAACGGCGATTCTGAATATCATTAACTTTCAAACCCTGATCGCGACGAAAGCTTCTCGCATCAAGCAGGTGGTACGGGATGAAGTCACGATGGAATTCGGCTCCCGCCGCGCGCAGGAAATGGATGCGGCCATTTGGGGGACGCGGGCCGCATATATAGCCGGATTTGATGCGACCTCGAATGTTCGAGCCGGGAAACTGTTTGGCATTCCGTCCGCAGGTACGCATGCCCATGCCATGGTGCAAGCATACCGCGACGAATACACCGCTTTCCGCAAGTATGCCGAATGCCATCAGGATTGCGTATTCCTCGTGGATACGTACGATACGCTTCGCTCCGGCGTTCCGACGGCCATTCGCGTTGCCAAGGAAATGGGCGACCGGATCAATTTCCGGGGTATCCGTTTGGACAGCGGGGATTTGGCGTATTTGTCGAAAGAGGCCCGGAAATTGCTCGACAAGGCCGGATTTACTGACGCAAAAATTTATGCCTCCAATGATCTTGACGAACACACCATATTGAATTTAAAGGCGCAAGGCGCCAAAATAGACGTATGGGGGATCGGGACCAAACTGATCACGGCCTATGATCAACCGGCGCTTGGCGCGGTTTATAAATTGATTTCGATTGAAAATGAAAACGGGGAAATGACCGATACGATCAAGATCAGCTCGAATCCCGAAAAGATTACGACACCCGGCCGGAAAAGAGTGTTCCGTATCATCAATAAATTAAGCGGCAAATCCGAAGGGGATTACATCGCATTGGAGCGGGAAGAACCGCAAGATCAGGACCGGCTTAAAATGTTCCATCCGGTTCATACTTACATTGCCAAATTCGTAACCAATTTTGAAGCCCGTGAACTGCATCATGCCATTTTCGAGGATGGCGAATTGGTGTACGAGATGCCGGCGCTAAAGGAAATCCAAACTTTTGTTAAAGAAAACCTGGATGTGTTATGGGAGGAATACAAGCGTATTTTGAATCCTGCCGAATATCCGGTCAATTTGAGCCAAGCATGCTGGGACAATAAAATGAAGCTGATCGGGGAAATCCAGGAAAAAGTAAGCCGGCAGGTTCAATCCTAA